The sequence ATATATCCAATTTAAGCAAAACAAAGCTTACAGTTCAGAGGGAACGCCTTGATTCTCAAGTTGCTCGTCTCGCACCACCCCATCAAAAGAAACATCAGGAGCAGCTCCAGCTGAATACTGTGAAGTGCAAGATGAATGAAACTCCCTAATCTCTGAATCCACCAAAGAGTCAGACTTGGAATCCCTCCCATTAGCATTGGTCCAGAAATGCCTATAAACCATGTTCTTCCCCCATGGCTCTCGATTCTTCAAGCTCCCACTCACTCTACAACAATAATCAAGACCCTTACTTCTAAAACCAACACCAGCCCTCGCCATCAACCCACTCACCTGCCCATCGCTCCCATTCAAAGATTGAAAATTTCGAGCACCAAGCTCACCTCTACACGATGAATAATTTAAAGCAGTCATTTTATTCATCCGAAACAAACAATAGGGGAAACCCTGCGAGGTTGACTCGGAGATGAAGCTATCAACAGGACAAACGGAAGACCGACAAGAAGGGGGGCCAGTAACGGAAAGGCAAAGAGAGAGCGCGAGCGAGAGTCCCGGTGATGGAATGAGCACTTTGCGCACAAGAAGCAGCAGAGCGAGGGAGCAAGGCGCTGGAGAAGGGGAGAGAGCGGGGCAGAGAGAACCAAGCGTAGGCGTAGAACAAGGTTCGGGTTTGCAAAGCCTTGTGCGTCGATGGCATCGTACGCAGGGTTCGCGAAAGAGGTAAAGAGCTTCAAGCTCAGCGAAGGAGCATGGGATTTGgagatggaggaggaggaggaggaagaagaagaggagattgaaTTTTCGAACTTCGtagaaaccctagaattttATGAAAGGGGAGGCGAGGATTTTGATCAGGGTAAGGGGGAAGGTGGCGAGTTGCTAGCCAATTAGACACGTGCGGATGTAGCTGGAGCTACATCGGGATCAGGATTAAGATCAGTGAGGACCAATCTAACGGCTGAAGATAGAGATATGGAATGTGCTAATGCAGCTTTACATGtgaaaaatatctaaaaacgTGTTTGTTTGTTACatgtttgattatttatatatatatatatatatatagatgcatGCATTAAAATTGCTGTACCTACATTGAGTACTTTTGAAGCAACATGGTTTGGTTGGTGATCTTAATCCAAAGAAACAGATTCTCATAATCATGGTGCTTGAGTAAGGCCTAAGACATTGAGTTACActtccacattttttttttaattatttttattttcttgtaacaATTTGGAGACAAACCACAAGTAAAAACCCGCAATAACTATCCTATTAAaaaagtggttttttttttttaaatttaaacgtgataatatataaataagaaccacaaaattaaaaaagttcACAAATTGATAACTTTAACCAGGGCTGACCCATCAAAGAAGAAACATGACGAAAGAAACACAGGAATATTCAAATGGAAACTTTGCTCAGTTCCCAAAATTAGAGAGATACAGGGAAACATAGATCACAAATGAAATCCCTCCGAACATTAAAACAAATACGGTTTAAACACAGGGGTACGTGTAACAAATTATATCACACAAAGCTGGAAAGAGCCAGAAGTAAAAATGATGGAATACACAATTTACCAAAATAGAAAGATAGAAAAACCGGGGGTAAATTGATAAGAGCATGATGCAACCAATTATTAAAACTTTTCTTAAGAGTCATATTTCAACTTGCTACGCACACATAATGTCTCGAAACAATGACAGCTTCAAGGTATATGTcaacataaataagaaaatccTACGAGCATGTTTCTAGCTACAGCCATTGAACATTAAATGTGTTTTGCTACTACTTTGGAAACACTAATTGCTACTGCAACTACAGGGAGTGATATCAAGCATATTCTCCCTGAGCAAACTTGTTCTCCGGATAAAAGACGGCGACCACTGTATTCCCACCAAATTTCCTCCCATTCAATGCTTGCCGAGCCTTTGATGATGCATCTGTGTCTGCATATTCCAGGAATACctgaaaagaaaagtttttcgtatttctttCACACACAAGATATAAGTAATTTGGTTGAAAGTCATCACCAAAAACATGTAACATACATAGTATTTGCCAAATATAACAAGAGGTCTTGAATATCTCAGGCAACATAAGAACAGAAGGGATAAAACAAATATCACCAGCAATCCACATTGATTTAAGGATGACAAAGGATATTACCAGTCATTTCACTAAGCAATTAAGATCCTACTATTTTAACTGGGtggtaaagaaatgaaaaaaattagtatgATTGGCATTCACAAGCAAGGTGATGCACAAGGATCTATAGACTGCTTTTCCATTTATATAATAGATGAAACTGCTATTTGACTTAATATCCTCAGACTTACCTTTCCAACACCTGGATATGGTTCATTATTTGGGCCTGGCCGGGGGATGACAACATTCACCAATTTACCTGCAAAAAAACAACTCAATCAAATATCTTACAAGCTCTAAAAGAAAGtttgtatataaattatttgagCAATATAAATTAGAATGCAAAAGGGATAACAAGGTTGGTACCATATTTTTCACCCTCGCCCCTCATGTCATCCAATATATCTTCatattcttcatcttccttCAGTTCGTCTTCATTAATAGCTTGTGATAAACATATTACCTTTGTAGGAAGGGATCCAGCTTGATACACAAGCCTCTGCAAAAAATTCAGGAAAACGTATAATACAGATCATTCTCACTATCGTATATAGATAAGGTAGTTCATCTGAAACAAAAGCTAATTGTTCAGATAATTAAGCTAAAGTCAAAAGATTGCTTGCACTAAGCAAGAGTCCATATGAGGTCCAACACAACTTCAAAAGATTATTTACAGCAGTGAAGAACTGTGGGAGAAGTACAAACAAAGGAAGGACTTGATATTCACATCCAAGAGGGAGATGGTAGAATTTCACAACACATGCTTGAGTTTAATAGATTTCAAGCTGattaaaaacttcaaaattagAGTTACAAAAATGGCCTTTTATAAAAGCTAGAATAATTCAAACAACACATGCAACTGAAGAAAATAGAGCTACAATCCTCTTATAAAGCAAAAAATAAGTTGATGCCAATCCAAGAACTAAGAATTGTTTAAACATGGACCACTAGGAATATAGCAAAAGGCTATTAACATGTTTTGACACAAGCAATAACATCACATAGACTACAGTCAGATACGAGTCAATGCCAATATGGGAATGGCAGCACCTCAATTAAGCATACATTATCATACAAGCAATAGCAGCACCAAACAAATATCTGCCTGGGGAAATGCAACGTACATGATCACTATGTTTCTAAATATTTTTCGGGAAATCGTGCAATACTTAAGTAAATTTATCCAGATCAAGCAAAGTGAAGTAACTGCACTACGAATATTTTTTAGATATAATTCTCACTGAATGACTGGATCTATAATGCCAAAAATTGGTTAAATATAAGAGAGAAGACTTCCCAAAACAGGCACCTGCAATTGCCATAGTCCATCATTGACAACATCCGCAGCCGCTACCCAGACCAAAGACATCATTCCAAGTATTTTAACCAGCATGTATTGTTGGTTTAACCGAATTAGaggaataaaattgaaatataagCTACAACAGAAGCAAACAAGTTTAAAGGCATCTGGTGAGGAATCAGAGATGAACCATGAGAGACAAAGGAAGGCACCCATCACAATATAgtgatgaaaaatatatgttcgGATTTTGACAGTCCATGCAGTCACAACTCAGTGCTACTCGGTAGACAGTCTAAAGGAGGCCTCACTTATAATATCATGTGACACAATTGTAATGTACCAGAATATTAAACTTTCTGTGATTTACCTGAAAAGCTATTTGTTGTTGAGCCTGTAGCAACACACTTTCTTGCTCTGGTCTAGGCTGAGCAGCACCTTGGGTTGCTCGTCTGACAGTAAGTGTTTTATCTCCCATTTTAATACCATTAAGAGCTGCACATGCAATGTCGGTAACAGAGAGGTCTTGGTAAACACAAAAGGCATAGCCTTTTGAGTTTCCAGTTTCCCTGTCCTTTACCAGATCAAAACCTCGAAGTGGCCCAAAAGATTCAAGCAACACCCTGACCTGTGCTTCAGTAAAATTGTACGGCAGCCCACCGACAAAAATACGATCAGGCCCTTCAAGCCCACCAGCGGAACCTGGTGTCAGCCCAACAGCAGCAAGGTTCAGATTAGGGTTGGGTTGGCTAGGGCCAAGTGCAGCAGCAAGTGAAGGATTATAGTCACTGGGTCTCCTAACCTTCACTGGGGCACCCTGCGCACGAATatacatttacatatatatatatatatatatatatgatttattgaatCAACAGCAgatacaaaattttcaaaaaaaaagccTCATAAACTTAATGGCTAGCTTATCTAAGGGAGAAGACTAAAAGCGTCTTTGACAAGACTTTTTATAGCACTTCAACATACAGCTTTCAACAGCTTTCAACAAGtagaatttttcataaaaatgttCTAAATAGACAATTTCGTTTGTTGTCATACACAAGACCATTTACATGTGTTTCCTCAGTCTAAATTACTAAATAGTAcctaaaattttcttattaatttcaactataaataaattttaacaatGCGAGGtaaatcaaaaaaaattttcaataaaaaacaaataaaaatgtattCTTTCAAAGATCCTCATCATCCAGACTACTATAATGAACCTAACAAATCATGATATAAGATGGTGTGGCATTTTGGTTTTTATCACTAAGAAcgaaatgatgaaaaaaaaaaatttattttttatttacagacTTCTTTTCTCAATTTAAGCTCAAAAGCTCATAAGTTCTGACGGTAAAAAGAGTTACcttcaaaaatgaaatttattttagtaaCTGTGAGGGCATTTAAGATAATCCAAAAAAGATGAGGATAATTTAGAGATGAAAATCTGAAAATTAGCTTTTAAAAACATCTTCTATCCAAAAGCTATTATTTTTAGCCTTGACATTGTTCCTgatttagaaaaagaagaaactctttTCAATTGTCAACCACACATCTTTTTCAAGGTTGGGAAGAGCTTCCAACGATTACAGCGATGTTTTAAGCTTGTCAAACACAATTCCAAACGCCCTAGGGCTTAAAGCATAAGGTAACACCCACAACAAACTTGTTTGTTCCCACTTGCCAATGGATGTCAGTGGGCCTATCCAAGTGTCAGTCGTTTTGAATGTTATTATATCTTTTTATCCAATAAATATTGCCTAAAGAAACCATTTCATTACAAACACATGACTATAACAAAACACCTAAGCNNNNNNNNNNNNNNNNNNNNNNNNNNNNNNNNNNNNNNNNNNNNNNNNNNNNNNNNNNNNNNNNNNNNNNNNNNNNNNNNNNNNNNNNNNNNNNNNNNNNNNNNNNNNNNNNNNNNNNNNNNNNNNNNNNNNNNNNNNNNNNNNNNNNNNNNNNNNNNNNNNNNNNNNNNNNNNNNNNNNNNNNNNNNNNNNNNNNNNNNNNNNNNNNNNNNNNNNNNNNNNNNNNNNNNNNNNNNNNNNNNNNNNNNNNNNNNNNNNNNNNNNNNNNNNNNNNNNNNNNNNNNNNNNNNNNNNNNNNNNNNNNNNNNNNNNNNNNNNNNNNNNNNNNNNNNNNNNNNNNNNNNNNNNNNNNNNNNNNNNNNNNNNNNNNNNNNNNNNNNNNNNNNNNNNNNNNNNNNNNNNNNNNNNNNNNNNNNNNNNNNNNNNNNNNNNNNNNNNNNNNNNNNNNNNNNNNNNNNNNNNNNNNNNNNNNNNNNNNNNNNNNNNNNNNNNNNNNNNNNNNNNNNNNNNNNNNNNNNNNNNNNNNNNNNNNNNNNNNNNNNNNNNNNNNNNNNNNNNNNNNNNNNNNNNNNNNNNNNNNNNNNNNNNNNNNNNNNNNNNNNNNNNNNNNNNNNNNNNNNNNNNNNNNNNNNNNNNNNNNNNNNNNNNNNNNNNNNNNNNNNNNNNNNNNNNNNNNNNNNNNNNNNNNNNNNNNNNNNNNNNNNNNNNNNNNNNNNNNNNNNNNNNNNNNNNNNNNNNNNNNNNNNNNNNNNNNNNNNNNNNNNNNNNNNNNNNNNNNNNNNNNNNNNNNNNNNNNNNNNNNNNNNNNNNNNNNNNNNNNNNNNNNNNNNNNNNNNNNNNNNNNNNNNNNNNNNNNNNNNNNNNNNNNNNNNNNNNNNNNNNNNNNNNNNNNNNNNNNNNNNNNNNNNNNNNNNNNNNNNNNNNNNNNNNNNNNNNNNNNNNNNNNNNNNNNNNNNNNNNNNNNNNNNNNNNNNNNNNNNNNNNNNNNNNNNNNNNNNNNGTTTTTATCAATTTCCCCTGTAATTAAATTGTGTATTCCATCGTTTTTACGGGTGGCTTTTTGCAGGTTCATGCTGTCACCAGCTTTCTGTGATAAAATTGTTACACATGGCttgtttcttttgaatattCCTCTCATTTTTGCGAGCAtagcaaaattttcatttgaataTTTCTATGTTTCTTTAGTCATGTTTCTGCTTGATGGGTACGGCCCTTGTTAAAGTTGTCTGTGtgaacttattttattttgcggttcttattttattttatcacgtttaaattaaaaaataactgcGTTTTAATAAGAAAGTCTTGTTTGGTATGGTTGGGGATTgagagtttaaaattttttttatgcttcgTTTTGTTTAACGGAGCAGTGTGGAAggggtaattattattattatttttttaatttgtgataTAGACCACACATCATGGGAgttcaattcaacccaaaagtTTGGGACCAAAGCAAATATAttagtatacatatatatcaatatatcaaTTTCAGTTATGTGGGACTATTAGTTGCTCATATATCACATTTTCCTTGATTGAgataatatcataataattaCTGTGCATTCAGCCAATtcgaaaagttttttttttttttgttgcactTTGCTACTCagcaaaaaataattcattttaggCCTCAAACCAGCAGATTTTGTTCATCTTACCCGTCCATCGAATGGAGTCTGTCCTGTCAAAGTGCTGGATGTGCGCAGCCACATCAAAATCAGATGTCATGATAGAATAACATGCTGGCGTGAACAGAACTAGCAGATATTATTGAAACTAGCAGATATTATTGAATGGAAAGctaaaatgaacaaaattgtCGTACTTtgggtttaaaaaaaacatttttgtttgtttgtttgagtgGTGAATGTACGAGACCTCCACTTTAGGGTCCATCTTACAATCTTTAAGTGACCGTTTGGTTCGCgataatataaaaagattaccatgtgttacgtgttaatctgaaaatattatcacgtttggcattgcaccggtggtaatgtggatgataatatcatattaccaacttataaatattaccaaaaaagtGGTTATCCTAtcaccaccaaatttggtgtctatttTGGattggtaatcttataactttttatattttaacaaattgactaccatgacaaccaaacacagtaatgaactattcccggtaataagagttcccaaccaaacatggttatattaaattaccgcaatattcccatCCATATAACATTCACACTCATATTACCATAGTAATCTCGttatgtggtaatatgtcattatcaCTAACCAAACGGCCTCTAATGGTTATGGTGAAAATCATGAACCGATTGTTTTTCTACTTATGCCAAATCACACGAGATTTAACAAGATTCGGCTGAGTATGTCTATATTCTCGGGAGCGGAGCAACTGTCGattcttttattagaaaattagtTAGGGTtacatatttacataaatatatataaaccctaTCCGGTACAACTTACCAAAATACCGGATATGTTATGAACTTAAGCTCTTTGGTTTTCTTCTTGATGCTTCTCCTTGATTTTAAAATCACTGAGCTTAACATTTATATGGATTGAAttctttgttgttattgtttgcCATCAACATTACCAGAACTCAATCCACTCttaaaaagagaaataataGATTCAAAGCTTCCTTCTGTGGAAACCTAAAGAAAAGGCAAAGAGAACAGCATGTATCAACATGTCATTGAATTTTCTAAATTCTCCTGATGCTCTGAACTTTGTTGATTGTTTCTCCATTTTATATTTA comes from Dioscorea cayenensis subsp. rotundata cultivar TDr96_F1 chromosome 15, TDr96_F1_v2_PseudoChromosome.rev07_lg8_w22 25.fasta, whole genome shotgun sequence and encodes:
- the LOC120277994 gene encoding splicing factor U2af large subunit B-like isoform X2, with the translated sequence MGAFLCLSWFISDSSPDAFKLVCFCCSLYFNFIPLIRLNQQYMLVKILGMMSLVWVAAADVVNDGLWQLQRLVYQAGSLPTKVICLSQAINEDELKEDEEYEDILDDMRGEGEKYGKLVNVVIPRPGPNNEPYPGVGKVFLEYADTDASSKARQALNGRKFGGNTVVAVFYPENKFAQGEYA
- the LOC120277994 gene encoding splicing factor U2af large subunit B-like isoform X1, producing the protein MYIRAQGAPVKVRRPSDYNPSLAAALGPSQPNPNLNLAAVGLTPGSAGGLEGPDRIFVGGLPYNFTEAQVRVLLESFGPLRGFDLVKDRETGNSKGYAFCVYQDLSVTDIACAALNGIKMGDKTLTVRRATQGAAQPRPEQESVLLQAQQQIAFQRLVYQAGSLPTKVICLSQAINEDELKEDEEYEDILDDMRGEGEKYGKLVNVVIPRPGPNNEPYPGVGKVFLEYADTDASSKARQALNGRKFGGNTVVAVFYPENKFAQGEYA